CAATAGTTCCCAAAAAGCTCCTGCCCTGCGCTGAGTAGACCCAGCTCGTTCGAAAAATAAGATGGGCTGCGCCCGATGCAGCTAAGGCGCGCTCCCCATCCAGCTTGGTCTGTCCGTAGACGTTCAATGGACCAGTGCTATCGGTCTCTTTCCAGGGAGCACTTCCACTTCCGTCAAAGACGTAGTCGGTAGAAAAAGCAATCACAGCGGCCCCGATCCGCTTGGCTTCTTCTCCAAAGACGCCGGGAGCGACCGCATTCACCGCATGAGCAATCTCAGGTTCGGTCTCGGCTCGATCCACGGCCGTGTACGCCCCGGGATGCACGACCCAACGTGGTCTGACGGCAAGCATCGTCCTGCGAATCGACGCAGCATCGCTCAAGTCCAGTTCGGATCGAGTCGGCGCGACCACCGTTCCCAAAGAAGCTAGTAACGGTTGAAGAGCCGCACCCAATTGTCCAGTGGACCCGGTGAGCAGAATTCTATTGTTCAAGGACAAGTTCGCTGTCTTTCTGCATGGCGCGATTT
This genomic stretch from Terriglobus saanensis SP1PR4 harbors:
- the rfbD gene encoding dTDP-4-dehydrorhamnose reductase, translated to MSLNNRILLTGSTGQLGAALQPLLASLGTVVAPTRSELDLSDAASIRRTMLAVRPRWVVHPGAYTAVDRAETEPEIAHAVNAVAPGVFGEEAKRIGAAVIAFSTDYVFDGSGSAPWKETDSTGPLNVYGQTKLDGERALAASGAAHLIFRTSWVYSAQGRSFLGTIAKLAREKEKLSIINDQHGAPTSASDLAEMTAYLVRQLEDGGEGRRAEDLVRTQSGVYHAAGTGEATWFDFAKHIVAFGKASYPDQTFAEILPIPTAEYPTPAKRPLNSRLDCTKLWDIFGWTMPLWTKSVDEALASRTAKGI